The DNA region CGCTTCATGCGCCTGCTGCGGTCCCGGGGTCCGATCCGCGCTTCCGCACTTGCGTTTCCTGTTGGACCAACGTCACTACGGAGTAGGGCGGCACGGCTTCGGTGAGCCAGACGTTTCCGCCGATCACGCTATGTGCCCCGATCACTGTCTCTCCTCCGAGGATGGTCGCGCCGGGATAGATGGTCACATAATCCTCGATGGTCGGATGTCTCTTGGTTCCTTGCAGTTTTCTGCCGCCGGCCGTCGACCGCGCTCCGAGGGTCACGCCATGGTAGATCTTTACGGCCCTGCCGATCCGGCAAGTCTGCCCGATCACGATGCCCGTTCCGTGATCGATGAAAAAATACGGACCGATTTCCGCACCCGGATGGATATCGATCCCGGTCCGGCCATGCGCCCACTCGGTCATCATCCGCGGCAACAGCGGCACGCCGCGCAGGTAAAGGAGGTGGGCCAACCGGTAGGTGGCGATCGCTTCCACTCCGGGATAGGCCAGGAGGACTTCCTCTGGGCTTGC from Methylacidimicrobium sp. AP8 includes:
- the epsC gene encoding serine O-acetyltransferase EpsC gives rise to the protein MPLPEISEALLRSYEKDGGINRADRSNLPSKPAVARMMEDLLALLFPGFHSPPPRSSRDLSNFVEERLARLHRSLTEQLRKSLGPKAEAAGEDEEVARWFLARLPETREQLATDVEATFSGDPAAASPEEVLLAYPGVEAIATYRLAHLLYLRGVPLLPRMMTEWAHGRTGIDIHPGAEIGPYFFIDHGTGIVIGQTCRIGRAVKIYHGVTLGARSTAGGRKLQGTKRHPTIEDYVTIYPGATILGGETVIGAHSVIGGNVWLTEAVPPYSVVTLVQQETQVRKRGSDPGTAAGA